One Nocardiopsis gilva YIM 90087 genomic window, CAGCCGGGAGACCAGGTCGCCGGAGCGGAACCGGCGGACCGGCTCGGTGCGGGCGAGCCGCTCATAGACCCGTACCCGCACGTCGGCCAGTGTCCGGAACGCGGCATCGTGCGTGACCAGCCGCTCCAGGTAGCGAGCGAGGCCGCGCGTGACGCCTAGGGCGCGTGTGGCCACGACCGCGACGCTGAGGGCGGTGATCGGCGGGTGCTCGGCGGCTGTGGCCAGCAGCCACGCGGCGACGCTCAGCAGCGCCACCCCCGCGCCCGTCGCCACGGCGCCCAGCAGCACCCCCAGCGCGAAGCGCCCCCCGCGCGGCCACGCCAGCGCGATCATCCGCCACAGCGGGTCGCGTCCGGCACGGGCGGTCTCGGCGGTCATGACTGGGCCTCCAGTTCGCCGTGGATTCGGCCTGCCTCGACGCGGACCACGTCGTCCACGAGGTCGGCCCATCCGGTGTCGTGCGCGACGATGACGCCGGTGCGGCCCGCCAGCAGGCGCGCCACGGCGGTGCGCACGGCCGCGGCGTTGTCCGGATCGAGGTGCGCGGTGGGTTCGTCGAGCAGCACGATGGGCGCGTCGCGCAGGAACGCTCGGGCCAGCGCGATGCGCTGGCGCTGCCCGGCGGAGAGCCGGGCGCCGCGCTCGCCCAGGCGGGTGCCGTAGCCATCGGGCAGTGCTTCGATGAACGCGTCGGCCTCGGCGAGGCGGGCGGCGCGCCGCACCTCGTCGCGGTCGGCCTCGGGCGCGCCGAGGGCGATGTTCTCGGCGACAGTGGCGTCGAAGAGGTAGGGGTGCTGGGGCACCCAGGCGATGCGCCGCCGCCACGCGTCGGCGGGGATGTCGGCCAGCGGGGCCCACCCCTCGCGGTCGTCGTGCACCTGGATCGTTCCGCCGGTGGGTTCGGTGAAGCGGAGCAGCAGCGCGAGCAGGGAGCTCTTGCCCGAGCCGCTGGGGCCGGTGAGCAGCAGGCGGCGCCCGGGCTCGATGCGCAGGTCGACGTCGCACAGGGCGGGCACGTCCCGGTCCGGGTAGCGCAGGCTCACCCCGTCCAGGAGGATCCGTACGGGGCCGGAGGGTGCGAGGGCGGCAGGGCGCGGCGCCGCTGCTCCCGGTCCGGGGCCGCCCCGGTCGAGCTCGGTGAACACCTGATCCGCCGCGGCGACGCCCTCCATGCTGGCGTGGAAGCGCGCCCCCACCTCGCGCAGCGGCAGGTAGGCCTCCGGCGCCAGGATCAGCACCATCAGAGCGGTCTGATAGTCGAGCATCCCGTACATCAGCCGGATGCCGATCTCCACCGCGACCAGCGCGACCGAGAGCGTGGCCAGCAGCTCCAGCACCAGCGCCGACAGGAACGCCACGCGCAGCGTGGACATGGTGGTGCGGCGGTGCTCGTCGGTGATCCGCCGGATGATCTCAGCCTGGGCTTTGGCGCGGCGGAAGATCGCGAGCGTGGGCAGGCCCTCCACGACGTCGAGGAAGTGGCCGCCCAGCCGGTTGAGCAGCTTCCACTGCCGCTCGGTACGCGCCTGGGTGTGCCAGCCGACCAGCGCCATGAAGATCGGGATGAGCGGCAGCGTCACCGCGATGATGACGCCCGAGAGCATGTCGGCGCCGAACACGACGACAAGGACGGCGAGGGGGACGAGCACCGCCAGCACCAGCTGCGGAAGATACCGGGCGAAGTAGTCATCCAGCGCGTCGAGGCCACGAGTGGCGAGTGTGACCAGTTCACCGGCGCGGGGAGTGCCCGCCCCCTGATCGGTTCCGGCCTGCCCTGACAACCAGACCGGCCCCGAACCCTGTGCGCCGGCCGTGGTCGCGTCGGCGCGTGTGTCTGTACTTGTGTCGGTCCCCGTCACGTGGGCGACGAGGCGGCGGCGCAGCTGCGACTTGGCGCGCGCCGCCGAGCGCAGCGCGGCCGTCTCGGCGCCGTAGGACAGGGCCGCACGGGCGACCGCGACCGCAGCGACGGCCGTGATCGCCCACGCCAGGTCCCGCGAGCCCGACCCCGCTGCCGCTCCGGCGATGATGTGCGCCAGCAGCCACGCCTGGGCGAGGATCAGGGCGGTGATCGCCAGCCCGCTGACCACGGTGACGACCAGGTGTACCCGGACCGCCCGCGCGGTGCGCACGAGCCGGGGGTCAAGGGGTTTCATCGCGGGACGCGCGTCCTTTCCTCAGCTCCTCAGCCGGTGCCGGGCGACGGGGCGGAGTCGTCGGCGTTTCCGGTGTCACCGCCACCGTAAGCGGGGACCGGCTCGATGTGCTGGCGGGTGACGCGCTTGCGGAACACCCAGTAGCTCCATGCCTGGTAGCACAGCACGAGGGGAAGGAACACGACGCCCACCCACGTCATCACGGTGAGCGTGTAGGGCGCGGAGGACGCGTTGGTGATGGTGAGGCTGTGGGCGGCGTCGGTGGTCGAGGGCAGCACGTTGGGGAACATGGCGCCGAAGACGGCGACCGACAGGGCGATGATCGTCACCGCCGTGGCGGTGAAGGACCAGCCCTCCCGCCCTCGGATGCCCAGGATCACCCCGATGACCAGCGCGGCGCCCGCCAGCGCCACGACCGGCCCGGTCCAGGCCTTGCCGTAGGCGAGCTGCGTCCAGGTCAGGAACGCCAGGGTCACCGGGATCGCGACGTAGGCGGTGCGGAGCAGCAGCGCGCGGGCGCGGGTGCGGACCTCGCCGTCGGTCTTGAGGGTCAGGAAGACCGCGCCGTGCAGGACGAACAGCGACAGTGTCGTCGCCGCTCCGAGTAGGGCGTAGGGGCTGAGCAGGTCGAGCAGACCCGCGCGGACCACGTGGTCGGCGCCCATGGGCAGGCCGCGCACGAGGTTGGCGAAGATGAGGCCCCACAGCACGGCGGGTGCGGTGCTGCCGAAGATGATCGCGGCGTCCCAGCGGGCCCGCCACTGGTCGCTGTCGCGCTTGCCCCGGTACTCGAAGGCGACGCCGCGCACGATCAGCGCGAGCAGGATGATCAGCACCGGGAGGTAGAAGCCGCTGAACATGGACGCGTACCAGGCCGGAAACGCGGCCAGGGTGGCGCCGACGGCGGTGATCAGCCACACCTCGTTGCCGTCCCAGATCGGGCCGATGGAGTTGATCATGACCCGGCGGTCGGTGTTGTCCTTTCCGAGCACGGGCAGCAGCATGCCCACGCCGAAGTCGAAGCCCTCCAGGACGAAGTAGCCGGTCCACAGGATGGCGATGGTGAGGAACCAGATGAGTGGGAGATCGAGGTCCATGGTGGCGGCTCCTAGTAGACGAAGGCGGGGACCGGGGCGTCGGTGGCGCTGCCGTCGCCGTCCTCGCTGTCGTCGAGCGCGGGCACGACGTGGGAGGGTCCGGCCTTGATGTAGCGCCACAGCAGCCCGGCCTCGACCACAGCGAGGACCCCGTAGGTGAGGGTGAACAGAGTGAGGCTGATGGCCACCTGGACGAGGCTCACGCCGGGGGAGACGCTGTTGGCGGTGAGCAGCTGGCCGTGCACGGTCCAAGGTTGACGGCCCATCTCGGTGAGCACCCAGCCGAGGATGTTGGCTGCCAGGGCGGCGGGCAGCGCGAGCATGGCGACGAAGTAGAAGCCGTTCTTCGCCCAGCCCGGCAGCCAGGAGGGGGCGGTCGGCGGCTCAGGGAGCCGCCGCTTACGGGTCAGCAGCAGGCCGAGGGCCGACAGCGCCACGCCGACCATGCCGAGCCCCATCATCAGCCGGAACGACCAGTAGGTGACAAAGACGTTCGGGATGTAGTTCCCCGGCCCGTAGTACTCCTCGTAGACCCGCTGGAGGTTGTTCATGCCGTGCACCTGGCCGTCGAACTCGCCGGTGGCCAGGAAGCTCAGCACGTTGGGGATGGTGACGTCGATGGTGTTGAGGCCCTCGTCGGTGTCGCCGACGGCGAAGGCGGAGAAACCGGCGCCCTCCTCGGTGTCCCACAGGGCCTCGGCGGCGGCGAGCTTCATCGGCTCGTACTCGGCGGCGAGCTTGGCCTGGTGGTCGCCGGAGTAGACCACCAGGATCCCGGCGAGGAGCGTGACGACCATGCCGGCCCGCATCGTCTTGCGGAACAGCTCGTGGTCGCCCTTGGGCGGGACGACGCCCTTCTCCCCGGTGTCGTTCTTGGCCCGGTTGCGCCAGAGCTTGAACGCGCTGACGGCGACCACGAACATCCCCGCCGTGATGAACGCGGCCGAGACGACGTGCAGGTAGGTGGACCAGGCCTGGGTGTTGGTGAGGACCGCCCAGATGTCGGTGAGCTCCGCCCGTCCGGTGTCGTGGTTGACCCGAAAGCCGACGGGGTGCCGCATCCAGGCGTTGGCGGCCAGGATGAAGTAGGCGGACAGGTTGGTGCCGATGGCCACCGCCCAGATGCAGGCGAGGTGGACCCGGCGCGGCAGCTTGTCCCAGCCGAAGATCCACAGGCCGATGAAGGTCGA contains:
- the cydB gene encoding cytochrome d ubiquinol oxidase subunit II — its product is MDLDLPLIWFLTIAILWTGYFVLEGFDFGVGMLLPVLGKDNTDRRVMINSIGPIWDGNEVWLITAVGATLAAFPAWYASMFSGFYLPVLIILLALIVRGVAFEYRGKRDSDQWRARWDAAIIFGSTAPAVLWGLIFANLVRGLPMGADHVVRAGLLDLLSPYALLGAATTLSLFVLHGAVFLTLKTDGEVRTRARALLLRTAYVAIPVTLAFLTWTQLAYGKAWTGPVVALAGAALVIGVILGIRGREGWSFTATAVTIIALSVAVFGAMFPNVLPSTTDAAHSLTITNASSAPYTLTVMTWVGVVFLPLVLCYQAWSYWVFRKRVTRQHIEPVPAYGGGDTGNADDSAPSPGTG
- the cydD gene encoding thiol reductant ABC exporter subunit CydD gives rise to the protein MKPLDPRLVRTARAVRVHLVVTVVSGLAITALILAQAWLLAHIIAGAAAGSGSRDLAWAITAVAAVAVARAALSYGAETAALRSAARAKSQLRRRLVAHVTGTDTSTDTRADATTAGAQGSGPVWLSGQAGTDQGAGTPRAGELVTLATRGLDALDDYFARYLPQLVLAVLVPLAVLVVVFGADMLSGVIIAVTLPLIPIFMALVGWHTQARTERQWKLLNRLGGHFLDVVEGLPTLAIFRRAKAQAEIIRRITDEHRRTTMSTLRVAFLSALVLELLATLSVALVAVEIGIRLMYGMLDYQTALMVLILAPEAYLPLREVGARFHASMEGVAAADQVFTELDRGGPGPGAAAPRPAALAPSGPVRILLDGVSLRYPDRDVPALCDVDLRIEPGRRLLLTGPSGSGKSSLLALLLRFTEPTGGTIQVHDDREGWAPLADIPADAWRRRIAWVPQHPYLFDATVAENIALGAPEADRDEVRRAARLAEADAFIEALPDGYGTRLGERGARLSAGQRQRIALARAFLRDAPIVLLDEPTAHLDPDNAAAVRTAVARLLAGRTGVIVAHDTGWADLVDDVVRVEAGRIHGELEAQS
- a CDS encoding cytochrome ubiquinol oxidase subunit I, with amino-acid sequence MDALDLARWQFGLTTVYHFLFVPLTIGLSVIVAALQTAWHRTGKHEYLQATKFFGKLFLINFAMGVVTGIVQEFQFGMNWSDYSTFVGDVFGAPLAMEALLAFFLESTFIGLWIFGWDKLPRRVHLACIWAVAIGTNLSAYFILAANAWMRHPVGFRVNHDTGRAELTDIWAVLTNTQAWSTYLHVVSAAFITAGMFVVAVSAFKLWRNRAKNDTGEKGVVPPKGDHELFRKTMRAGMVVTLLAGILVVYSGDHQAKLAAEYEPMKLAAAEALWDTEEGAGFSAFAVGDTDEGLNTIDVTIPNVLSFLATGEFDGQVHGMNNLQRVYEEYYGPGNYIPNVFVTYWSFRLMMGLGMVGVALSALGLLLTRKRRLPEPPTAPSWLPGWAKNGFYFVAMLALPAALAANILGWVLTEMGRQPWTVHGQLLTANSVSPGVSLVQVAISLTLFTLTYGVLAVVEAGLLWRYIKAGPSHVVPALDDSEDGDGSATDAPVPAFVY